From the genome of Triticum aestivum cultivar Chinese Spring chromosome 3B, IWGSC CS RefSeq v2.1, whole genome shotgun sequence, one region includes:
- the LOC123067375 gene encoding uncharacterized RNA methyltransferase BH0687, whose amino-acid sequence MAVDIIHLAMNQAVSDDPKQRKKWCKYKTYWAPDDRHAAVYWETAIVPPTVIGEEPKEEEEEAVHMPARAPEPILQFRRVRTANCHRCAGLLTEQWARRDRVVTTILGFSAAPSPPSAVNPHRATAAAQMAAAGAFSPLSGTLLRRRIPLHHHRRFLYIAAAASEAPAPAPTPSQPPPPARPRGKGYFPKKNEILELTCEGLAFKGKGVCKVDGSSFVLLCDGALPGERLVARVRRLRRGAFAEAAKLKTLSPHHDAVEAPCPLAADCGGCKSQSLAYPAQIHHKYVQVRDLLVNFGKFDPRKLESSDSDAVLKPIVPCDEIFRYRNKMEFSFGTKRWMKREWKEEKEEVSKGEEVETDGYSLGLHAPGFFDKVLHVETCFLHSEPADKVLAVVQGSWTDPALGLTPYDVYKHTGFLKHLMIRTGRNVSTGAPEVMVNFVTSCYKPELLVPLVDRITKISEVVSVVNNVNTSVGNTSVGEQEYTLYGKPTITEMLRGLTFQISANSFFQTNTKQADVLYKLIGDSAGLKGDGSEIVLDLFCGTGTIGLTLARSAKHVYGYEVVPEAIADAQKNAQLNGISNATFVQGDLNKINETFGKEFPKPDIIISDPNRPGMHMKLIKWLLEVKAPRIVYVSCNPATCARDLDYLCHGVEEKGLSGCYELKRVIPVDMFPHTPHIECVCLLELC is encoded by the exons ATGGCAGTTGACATCATTCACTTGGCTATGAATCAGGCCGTCTCCGACGACCCTaaacagaggaagaagtggtgcaagTACAAGACCTACTGGGCTCCAGATGACCGCCATGCAGCAGTGTACTGGGAGACGGCTATCGTGCCGCCGACGGTCATCGGCGaggagcctaaggaggaggaagaagaggcggtgCACATGCCAGCTAGGGCGCCGGAGCCA ATATTGCAGTTCAGAAGGGTCCGTACTGCAAATTGCCACCGGTGTGCTGGTTTGCTAACTGAACAGTGGGCCCGTCGTGACAGAGTGGTTACCACCATCCTCGGCTTCTCTGCCGCGCCATCTCCACCGTCCGCCGTCAATCCTCACCGCGCCACAGCCGCCGCCCAGATGGCCGCGGCTGGCGCCTTCTCCCCTCTCTCCGgcaccctcctccgccgccgcatacCCCTCCATCATCACCGCCGCTTCCTCTACATCGCGGCCGCTGCCTCGGAAGCCCCCGCGCCTGCCCCCACCCcgtcccagccgccgccgccggcgcgtcCACGCGGGAAGGGGTACTTCCCCAAGAAGAACGAGATCCTCGAGCTGACCTGCGAGGGGCTCGCCTTCAAGGGGAAGGGCGTCTGCAAGGTCGACGGCTCCTCCTTCGTCCTGCTCTGCGACGGCGCTCTCCCCGGCGAGCGCCTCGTTGCTCGCGTCCGTCGCCTCCGCCGCGGCGCCTTCGCCGAGgccgccaagctcaagaccctctcgCCCCACCACGACGCCGTCGAGGCCCCCTGCCCCCTCGCCGCCGACTGCGGCGGCTGCAAGAGCCAGTCCCTGGCCTACCCTGCGCAAATCCACCACAAGTACGTCCAGGTCCGCGACCTGCTGGTAAATTTCGGCAAGTTTGATCCCAGGAAGCTGGAGAGCTCGGATTCAGATGCCGTCCTTAAGCCCATCGTGCCGTGCGATGAGATATTTCGGTACAGGAACAAG ATGGAGTTCTCGTTTGGGACGAAGAGGTGGATGAAAAGGGAGTGGAAGGAGGAGAAAGAGGAGGTGtcgaagggggaagaggtggagacTGATGGTTATTCACTTGGCCTCCATgcaccagggttctttgataaggtGCTTCACGTCGAGACGTGCTTTCTGCACAGTGAGCCAGCAGATAAG GTTCTTGCAGTTGTTCAAGGAAGTTGGACGGATCCGGCTCTTGGCCTCACGCCTTACGATGTCTACAAGCACACTGGGTTTCTCAAGCATCTAATGATACGAACTGGAAG AAATGTCAGCACTGGAGCTCCAGAAGTGATGGTCAATTTTGTGACATCATGTTATAAACCTGAGCTACTGGTGCCTCTTGTGGATAGAATCACAAAAATATCTGAAGTG GTAAGTGTCGTAAATAATGTGAATACATCTGTTGGCAATACATCTGTGGGTGAGCAAGAATATACCTTGTACGGGAAACCGACCATTACAGAGATGTTGAGAGGACTTACATTCCAGATATCTGCCAACTCCTTTTTCCAGACTAATACAAAACAG GCTGATGTTCTTTATAAGCTTATTGGAGATTCTGCTGGGCTTAAAGGAGATGGCTCTGAGATTGTTCTTGACTTGTTTTGTGGAACTGGAACCATTGGGCTGACTCTTGCTAGAAG TGCAAAGCATGTTTATGGATATGAAGTTGTCCCTGAAGCCATTGCGGATGCCCAAAAGAATGCTCAGTTGAATGGTATCAGTAATGCTACATTTGTTCAGGGAGACCTTAACAAAATCAACGAAACATTTGGGAAGGAATTTCCAAAGCCTGACATAATCATATCAG ATCCTAATCGTCCTGGGATGCACATGAAGTTAATCAAGTGGCTGCTGGAAGTTAAAGCCCCTCGAATAGTGTACGTCTCGTGTAATCCAGCTACTTGTGCACGGGATCTGGACTATCTATGTCATGGCGTG GAGGAGAAAGGCCTGAGCGGGTGCTACGAGCTGAAGCGTGTAATACCTGTCGATATGTTTCCCCACACTCCTCATATTGAGTGTGTTTGCTTATTGGAGCTGTGCTGA